From Phragmites australis chromosome 5, lpPhrAust1.1, whole genome shotgun sequence, a single genomic window includes:
- the LOC133919972 gene encoding protein TIC 55, chloroplastic, with protein sequence MGPTATLPLASFLLLRPSAAAPRLKNPAATAAAHVVRWSGGGRSRRRLQAAVVEETGAQEDGVLLPREGDEAAAAAAGPYDWREEWYPLYLASEVPDDAALPLTVFDRQLVLYRDAGGVLRCHEDRCPHRLAKLSEGQLVDGKIECLYHGWQFDGQGKCVKIPQLPEGAKIPRSACARNYEVRDSQGVVWVWLSDANPPDERKLPWFEPYARPGFTDLSSVHELPYDHSILLENLMDPAHVPISHDRTDWTAKREDAQPLFFEVTERTPRGFAGYWGRTRTPHLRNLLRFEAPCVLTNTLEYVDKDGKEQCFSAHFLCRPAGQGKSMLIVRFGSTVRSPLAKVLPTWYFHQNACKVFEQDMGFLSSQNEVLLREKVPTRELYLNLRSSDTWVAEYRKWMDRAGHGMPYYFGHSSLAPPPVPAVVEQAPAGAVAGISASFPAKGGVGTLHAPNPTNRYFRHVVHCNGCRASVKKYTSLKNAFAAVAAAALAAAILAATRQWKAVLLAASAVLAAASYACGAVVSLITTNFIRTHRRL encoded by the exons ATGGGGCCAACCGCCACACTGCCCCTCGcctctttcctcctcctccgcccctcCGCCGCTGCTCCACGTCTCAAAAATCCGGCGGCGACAGCAGCAGCCCATGTCGTGCGGTGGTCGGGGGgcgggaggagcaggaggaggctCCAGGCGGCCGTGGTGGAGGAGACCGGCGCGCAGGAGGACGGGGTGCTGCTCCCCAGGGAGGGGGATGAGGCGgcagccgcggcggcggggccgTACGACTGGAGGGAGGAGTGGTACCCGCTGTACCTGGCGAGTGAGGTGCCCGACGACGCGGCGCTCCCGCTCACCGTGTTCGACCGCCAGCTCGTGCTCTATCGCGACGCAGGCGGCGTGCTCCGCTGCCACGAGGACCGCTGCCCCCACAG GTTAGCCAAGCTGTCGGAAGGCCAGCTCGTTGACGGCAAGATCGAGTGCCTCTACCATGGCTGGCAGTTCGACGGCCAAGGCAAGTGCGTCAAGATACCACAG CTTCCTGAGGGCGCGAAGATCCCGCGGAGCGCGTGCGCGCGCAACTACGAGGTGCGCGATTCGCAGGGCGTGGTGTGGGTGTGGCTGTCGGACGCGAACCCGCCCGACGAGCGGAAGCTGCCGTGGTTCGAGCCCTACGCGCGGCCGGGGTTCACGGACCTGTCCTCGGTGCACGAGCTCCCCTATGACCACTCCATCCTGCTCGAGAACCTCATGGACCCGGCGCACGTGCCCATCTCCCACGACCGCACCGACTGGACGGCCAAGCGCGAGGACGCGCAGCCGCTCTTCTTCGAGGTCACCGAGCGCACGCCACGGGGGTTCGCGGGGTACTGGGGCCGCACGCGTACGCCGCACCTCCGCAACCTGCTCCGCTTCGAGGCGCCATGCGTTCTCACCAACACGCTCGAGTACGTCGACAAGGACGGCAAGGAGCAATGCTTCTCCGCGCACTTCCTGTGCCGCCCCGCCGGGCAGGGCAAGTCCATGCTCATCGTGCGCTTCGGCTCCACCGTTAGGTCGCCGCTCGCCAAGGTCCTCCCGACCTGGTACTTCCACCAGAACGCGTGCAAGGTGTTCGAGCAGGACATGGGCTTCCTCTCGTCGCAGAACGAGGTGCTGCtccgggagaaggtgcccaCCAGGGAGCTCTACCTCAACCTCCGCTCGTCGGACACCTGGGTTGCAGAGTACAGGAAGTGGATGGACAGGGCAGGGCACGGCATGCCCTACTACTTCGGCCACAGCAGCCTGGCGCCGCCGCCCGTGCCGGCCGTCGTGGAGCAGGCGCCGGCGGGGGCCGTCGCAGGGATCTCGGCCTCGTTCCCGGCCAAGGGCGGCGTCGGCACGCTGCACGCGCCCAACCCGACCAACAGGTACTTCCGCCACGTCGTGCACTGCAATGGGTGCAGGGCGAGCGTCAAGAAGTACACCTCGTTGAAGAACGCCTTCGCCGCCGTCGCTGCGGCGGCCCTGGCCGCGGCCATCTTGGCAGCGACCAGGCAGTGGAAGGCCGTCTTGCTGGCGGCGTCGGCCGTGCTCGCCGCGGCGTCGTACGCGTGTGGCGCGGTGGTTTCTTTGATCACAACCAATTTCATTAGGACACACAGAAGGCTGTGA
- the LOC133919974 gene encoding uncharacterized protein LOC133919974 — protein MWAASCLASCCAACACEACRTAVGSIGRRSARIAYCGLFALSLFASWALREVAAPLLQSIPWINHFHKTPDREWFETDAVLRVSLGNFLFFTILAVIMAGIKDQKDPRDKIHHGGWMAKIFCWAVIVFLMFFVPNGVVSFYESISKFGSGLFLLVQVVLLLDFVHGWNENWVAKDEQFWYMALLVVSVVCYIATFSFSGLLFHWFTPSGHDCGLNLFFIVFTLILVFVFAIVALHPKINGSLLPASVIALYCTYLCYSGLSSEPRDYECNGLHNHSKAVSTGSLTMGLVATVLSVVYSAVRAGSSATVLSPPDSPRAGTDKPLLPFSKEDEQKDKKDVPRPVSYSYSFFHLIFSLASMYSAMLLTGWSTSVGESGKLIDVGWPSVWVRIATQWATAGLFIWSLVAPILFPDREF, from the exons ATGTGGGCGGCTTCGTGCCTGGCGTCGTGCTGCGCGGCATGCGCGTGCGAGGCGTGCCGGACGGCGGTGGGCAGCATCGGCCGCCGCTCCGCCCGCATCGCCTACTGCGGCCTCTTCGCGCTCTCCCTCTTCGCCTCCTGGGCGCTCCGCGAGGTCGCCGCGCCCCTCCTCCAGTCCATCCCAT GGATTAACCACTTCCACAAGACGCCGGACCGCGAGTGGTTCGAGACCGACGCGGTGCTCAGGGTCAGCCTCGGCAACTTCCTCTTCTTCACCATCCTTGCCGTCATCATGGCCGGGATAAAGGACCAGAAGGACCCCCGCGACAAGATCCACCACGGAGGCTGGATGGCCAAGATCTTCTGCTGGGCCGTCATCGTTTTCCTCATGTTCTTCGTGCCCAACGGCGTCGTCAGCTTTTACG AATCGATATCCAAGTTCGGATCTGGGCTGTTCCTTCTCGTCCAGGTTGTTCTTCTGTTGGACTTTGTGCATGGATGGAATGAGAACTGGGTCGCTAAGGATGAGCAGTTCTG GTACATGGCTCTGTTGGTTGTCTCAGTTGTCTGTTACATTGCCACATTCTCTTTCTCAGGTCTTCTATTTCACTGGTTCACTCCATCCGGACATGACTGTGGACTAAACCTGTTCTTCATCGTCTTCACATTGATTCTTGTTTTTGTGTTTGCTATTGTTGCCCTCCACCCAAAG ATCAATGGTAGCCTGTTGCCCGCATCAGTTATTGCTCTCTACTGCACCTATCTGTGCTACAGTGGGCTTTCTAGTGAGCCGAGGGATTACGAATGCAATGGGCTTCACAATCACTCGAAAGCTGTGTCAACTGGTAGCCTTACGATGGGACTGGTAGCCACCGTCCTTTCTGTGGTCTATTCTGCTGTCCGTGCTGGCTCTTCGGCTACTGTGCTCTCACCGCCAGACTCTCCACGTGCTG GCACCGACAAGCCATTGCTCCCCTTCAGCAAGGAAGATGAACAAAAAGATAAGAAGGATGTGCCAAGGCCAGTGTCATACTCCTACTCTTTCTTTCACCTCATCTTCTCCCTGGCCAGCATGTACTCGGCAATGCTCTTGACTGGCTGGTCGACTTCTGTTGGTGAGAGTGGAAAGCTGATTGATGTTGGGTGGCCGTCTGTCTGGGTCAGGATTGCAACCCAGTGGGCAACGGCAGGTCTGTTCATATGGTCCCTTGTTGCTCCCATCCTCTTTCCGGACAGGGAATTCTAG
- the LOC133919973 gene encoding zinc finger CCCH domain-containing protein 18, with protein sequence MAAEGEDEAAAIECQLEQQLQEQRSSLAAVDEALAADPSNADLLEVHEELLAAIKDAEEGLLHLKRSRLVKQIDEIFPNQEVTSQSPEVAIEPLDADDVEPEPLEPHDFSVGSKCRFRHKDGRWYNGCIIGLEGSSDARISFLTPTSENMLMCKFFLQQRCRFGSNCRMSHGVVIPTSALKQFTPTRWQQSLVGSSILAASGHHSGLWRRAELESWDDDLKLGQVVFQDDGSSARLPSDSLSIPEYADMSNDVNEGSSSEEESEFSEDGDQEDDSIHQGIGLLESTNFGGIQTDTVIFAKWEHHTRGVASKMMAKMGYREGMGLGVSGQGMLDPIPVKVLPPKQSLDHAFAASEADVSIGSGKKRSRGGKRKREKKFAEQARAAKAEEAERSVFNFLNSQLVGQDVPERSATKFRKGPSAEANGHAKKEDRRSLVAYDEEVKELRIRVEKLEEMKNRNRKDKAVYEAASRKLEETRKALADAEATHASATNAIARKEKEKKWLKF encoded by the exons ATGGCGGCCGAGGGGGAggacgaggcggcggcgatCGAGTGTCAGCTAGAGCAGCAGCTGCAGGAGCAGCGGTCCTCCCTCGCGGCCGTCGACGAGGCTCTCGCCGCCGACCCCTCCAACGCCGACCTCCTCGAG GTTCATGAGGAACTTCTTGCTGCAATTAAGGATGCAGAGGAGGGACTTCTCCACCTGAAGCGCTCTAGGCTAGTGAAGCAAATAGATGAGATCTTTCCGAATCAGGAAGTGACATCCCAATCACCAGAAGTTGCTATAGAACCATTGGATGCAGATGATGTTGAGCCAGAACCGTTGGAGCCACATGATTTTTCAGTTGGATCAAAGTGTAGATTCAGGCACAAGGATGGTCGTTGGTACAATGGATGTATTATAGGACTTGAAGGTTCAAGTGATGCTAGGATCTCATTTCTGACTCCAACATCTGAAAACATGTTG ATGTGCAAGTTCTTTCTACAGCAGCGATGTCGGTTTGGTAGTAACTGCCGCATGTCCCATG GTGTTGTAATTCCTACCTCAGCCTTGAAACAGTTCACTCCAACTAGATGGCAGCAATCCTTGGTAGGCTCCAGCATACTGGCAGCTTCTGGGCATCATTCTGGCCTTTGGAGGAGGGCGGAACTCGAGTCATGGGATGATGATCTGAAGCTTGGCCAGGTGGTCTTTCAAGATGATGGGAGCTCTGCCAGGCTTCCAAGTGATTCTCTTTCTATCCCAGAATATGCTGATATGAGCAATGACGTCAATGAAGGAAGCTCCAGTGAGGAAGAATCTGAGTTCAGTGAAGATGGCGATCAAGAGGATGATTCCATTCATCAGGGTATTGGCCTTTTAGAATCTACAAATTTCGGTGGCATACAGACAGACACCGTGATCTTTGCAAAATGGGAGCACCACACCAGGGGTGTTGCCTCTAAAATGATGGCAAAAATGGGATACCGAGAGGGGATGGGGCTAGGTGTATCTGGTCAAGGCATGCTTGATCCAATTCCGGTTAAGGTACTACCCCCAAAGCAATCACTTGATCATGCATTTGCTGCTAGCGAGGCTGACGTAAGTATTGGCAGTGGGAAAAAGCGCAGTCGGGGTGGGAAAAGGAAGCGTGAGAAGAAGTTTGCAGAACAGGCGAGGGCTGCTAAAGCTGAAGAAGCAGAGAGGTCTGTCTTCAACTTTCTCAACAGTCAGCTAGTGGGCCAAGATGTGCCTGAACGTTCGGCCACCAAATTTAGAAAGGGGCCATCTGCTGAGGCCAATGGGCATGCTAAAAAGGAGGACAGAAGATCCTTGGTCGCATACGACGAGGAAGTAAAAGAACTAAGGATTCGAGTTGAGAAACTGGAAGAAATGAAAAACCGAAACCGCAAAGACAAGGCAGTGTACGAAGCGGCTTCAAGGAAATTGGAAGAGACTCGAAAGGCACTCGCTGATGCTGAAGCTACTCATGCTTCAGCAACGAACGCGATTGCTAGaaaggagaaagagaagaagtgGTTAAAATTCTGA